The proteins below are encoded in one region of Takifugu rubripes chromosome 1, fTakRub1.2, whole genome shotgun sequence:
- the prph2a gene encoding peripherin-2a, with the protein MALMLVKFDLKKRVKLAQTVWFMYWFAVLAGVLVFSMGLFFKIELRKRSELMDNNESHFLPNLLILMGLIACGMNVFGGKVCYDSLDPAKFVKWKPMLKNFLVFCVVFNSLLFVTALLCFVMRFPLQFTLAEGLRNGMKYYKDTDTPGRCYMKRTLDLMQIEFRCCGNDNYRDWFEIQWVSNRYLDFSSKEVKDRIGSNVDGQYLMDGVPFSCCNPSSPRPCIQLQMTNNSAHYSYDHYTEELNVWRRGCREALLSYYGGMMTSIGVLVLLVTILEFGVTVGLQYVNSSLSTLANPDDPESESEGWVLEKTVKETFTDIMAKMKAMGKGVKVEEGDEAAVATVS; encoded by the exons ATGGCCTTGATGTTGGTCAAGTTTGACCTGAAGAAGCGAGTGAAACTCGCTCAGACCGTCTGGTTCATGTACTGGTTTGCTGTACTGGCCGGCGTGCTGGTCTTCAGCATGGGCCTGTTCTTTAAGATCGAGTTGCGAAAGCGCTCAGAACTTATGGACAACAACGAGAGCCACTTCTTGCCCAATCTGCTCATACTCATGGGTCTCATAGCCTGCGGCATGAACGTCTTTGGAGGCAAAGTCTGCTACGACTCACTGGACCCTGCCAAGTTTGTAAAGTGGAAGCCGATGCTGAAGAACTTCCTGGTGTTCTGCGTGGTCTTCAACAGTTTGCTCTTCGTGACGGCCCTGCTGTGCTTCGTGATGAGGTTCCCCCTGCAGTTCACCCTGGCAGAGGGTCTGAGGAACGGCATGAAGTACTACAAGGACACGGACACGCCGGGACGCTGCTACATGAAGAGGACCCTGGACCTGATGCAGATAGAGTTCCGTTGCTGCGGAAATGACAACTACAGAGACTGGTTTGAGATTCAGTGGGTTAGCAACCGCTACCTGGACTTCAGCTCTAAGGAGGTCAAAGA cCGCATCGGCAGCAACGTGGACGGCCAGTACCTGATGGACGGCGTCCCGTTCAGCTGCTGCAACCCCAGCTCCCCCAGACCGTGCATCCAGCTCCAGATGACCAACAACTCGGCCCACTACAGCTACGACCACTACACCGAGGAGCTAAACGTGTGGCGGCGTGGCTGCCGCGAGGCCCTGCTGTCCTACTACGGAGGCATGATGACCTCCATCGGagtcctggtgctgctggtgactATTCTGGAG TTCGGCGTGACGGTGGGCCTGCAGTACGTGAACAGCTCCCTGTCCACGCTGGCCAACCCCGACGACCccgagagcgagagcgagggCTGGGTCCTGGAGAAGACGGTGAAGGAGACGTTCACCGACATCATGGCTAAGATGAAGGCCATGGGCAAAGGCGtcaaggtggaggaaggagacGAGGCTGCGGTCGCCACCGTGAGCTGA
- the LOC101068796 gene encoding uncharacterized protein translates to MSPEVCPFCGKTYKRLKSHLPHCKAARTPPISHEAAQGSAQHQLSHKSSPQKLTGPQSKQSETASQAAASSSPRSASGPSSARMKTQKLSEQIKAALVPPQPPRPTTSRTKRKTVHGLLEAAPEGTSPAQHVTNIASRPASQPTSNRGSSKTKDSEEQATPAVSVIQNFRTDENIVKPRVRKTDVVTTNGEIDDLSVNTDSGNGHQPKIILQDLRAMLGRDRNRLKPSRPSILVQIHPSDPSTASSSLSQAPPATGDPGDQSVRTGSASPTQPALAPGRLSSQVHRAMKGLSTEPPDGPMKEAKPLEGRKPTLSDSRTEGVLAQQPLAQVRLKDLPEWLAWKTPTRPRDLVEMVHKGWQWYYRKYIDVKRGGVGGVGMLLAGYCLLGYIWTYPHIKRDRWRKFH, encoded by the exons ATGAGCCCTG AAGTGTGTCCCTTCTGTGGGAAAACTTACAAAAGGTTGAAGAGTCACCTGCCACACTGCAAGGCAGCCAGAACTCCTCCGATCAGCCACGAGGCTGCCCAGGGATCAGCTCAGCACCAGCTAAGCCACAAGAGTTCCCCACAGAAGCTGACGGGACCTCAGTCAAAGCAGAGTGAAACGgcatcacaggctgcagcctcgTCCTCTCCGCGGTCGGCATCAGGTCCATCGTCGGCGAGGATGAAGACGCAGAAGCTGTCCGAGCAGATAAAGGCAGCACTTGTGCCGCCTCAGCCTCCACGTCCCACCACCTCCAGGACCAAACGGAAGACTGTCCACGGGCTATTGGAAGCAGCCCCAGAAGGAACGTCACCAGCCCAGCATGTGACCAACATCGCTTCCCGACCTGCCTCTCAGCCCACGAGCAACAGAGGTTCCTCTAAAACCAAAGATTCAGAGGAACAGGCGACACCAGCTGTGTCTGTAATCCAGAACTTTAGAACTGATGAGAATATCGTAAAACCCCGCGTAAGAAAGACCGACGTGGTAACAACCAACGGGGAAATTGATGATTTATCTGTGAACACGGACTCAGGGAATGGACATCAACCCAAGATTATCCTCCAGGACTTAAGGGCCATGTTGGGCCGAGACAGGAACCGCCTCAAACCCAGCAGGCCGAGCATCTTGGTCCAGATTCACCCGTCTGATCCCAGCACAGCCAGTTCCTCCCTCAGTCAGGCCCCCCCTGCCACAGGAGACCCAGGCGACCAGTCGGTCCGCACCGGTTCAGCCTCACCGACCCAACCGGCCCTTGCTCCCGGTCGTCTGTCCTCTCAGGTGCACCGAGCCATGAAGGGACTCTCCACAGAGCCTCCTGATGGGCCCATGAAAGAGGCGAAGCCCCTCGAGGGCAGGAAACCCACATTGTCTGATAGCAGAACTGAAG GTGTTCTGGCGCAGCAACCTCTGGCCCAGGTGAGGCTGAAGGACCTCCCCGAGTGGCTGGCGTGGAAGACGCCCACCCGGCCGAGGGATTTAGTGGAAATGGTGCATAAAG GCTGGCAGTGGTACTACAGGAAGTATATCGACGTGAAGAGAGGCGGCGTGGGAGGGGTCGGCATGCTGTTGGCAGGGTACTGCCTGCTCGGCTACATCTGGACGTACCCACATATAA AGCGTGATCGCTGGAGGAAGTTCCACTGA
- the bicral gene encoding BRD4-interacting chromatin-remodeling complex-associated protein-like — MDDEDDRHLLDILGDVDALNDFLHGNTGKSIEEDDLANAAYGSDPGSFFASDTTISSVGLKDGSSSEGVFGEDSTEVGLQLPSSLSFIEDELGPGSSPGGVDLGGDDQPFDILQKSLLEADITEQTLAQEALLESQPAPTLVQAPAPFPSQLASGGYGGGVSVVTTAGAAAAAFPGGQLLQGVSPLPNGSAQHIQVLGSFGTGAGVMTLSSLERPSQIVLKPGAPVPAAGAPAAVQGFTPAQGPVGQVGLPFKNIPLQNIIIQRSPGGTQTLVRPIQPKPLQAGPQAVYSFGLHPSTTVSNVVNTVAPGGQYAANGSVLLHPPLEQQQVQPGVTPGQFLLAPPGAAHSADSSTLVPAPGAVQIVAGQNFTAPQGGQLILNQGVMAGNQVGGAVPQTWTGVSSTSSTPVQTSCAPARLTLVGQAVPASPVQRLLVTQNQNCTSLSSLPGAVKQEQDYRQNSSTGVFKQQLNNIHDSTLHPQASVQKRPAPQPLTKGGMILQQLQKDHVGAQAPDRRRFSSFDDALQRLLPYHVFQGPPPSQEFSLVDEEFEDVAAQVLNRTCAMVNKYRRLLMVEAERSSPSSEMVMIERTFNTEERRKLTQDKRLVLVDPDSFLEDFCCGMKSKLFQDPPPASAPVQLQLQPVGEELRGDGVQDRLGPRVRGPGRRRGRGSRSGGRPSAFPHGKPEGCGSEEAAATLRARRHQHQHSPPR, encoded by the exons ATGGACGATGAGGACGATCGCCATCTCCTGGACATTTTAGG GGATGTGGACGCGTTGAACGActttctccatggcaacaccgGCAAGTCT ATCGAGGAGGACGACCTAGCAAACGCCGCGTACGGCTCCGACCCCGGGTCCTTCTTCGCCAGCGACACG ACGATCTCCAGCGTTGGCTTAAAGGACGGCTCCTCGTCAGAGGGGGTGTTTGGCGAGGACTCCACGGAGGTCGGCCTCCAGCTCCCCAGCAGCCTCTCTTTCATCGAGGATGAGCTGGGACCCGGGAGTTCGCCTGGAGGGGTGGACCTGGGGGGGGACGACCAACCCTTCGACATCCTCCAGAAGTCGCTGTTGGAGGCCGACATCACGGAGCAGACTTTGGCCCAGGAGGCCTTGCTGGAGTCCCAGCCGGCCCCTACGCTGGTGCAGGCGCCCGCCCCCTTCCCCTCACAGCTGGCCTCTGGGGGTTATGGCGGCGGCGTGAGCGTCGTCACCAcggcgggggcggcggcggcggcgttcccTGGAGGAcagctcctgcagggggtgTCGCCGCTGCCCAACGGCTCCGCGCAGCACATCCAGGTTCTGGGCTCGTTCGGGACGGGTGCCGGGGTGATGACCCTGAGCAGCTTGGAGAGACCCTCTCAGATCGTGCTGAAGCCAGGAGCACCTGTACCTGCAGCAGGAGCCCCGGCAGCGGTTCAGGGCTTCACGCCGGCCCAAGGGCCCGTGGGCCAGGTGGGCCTTCCGTTCAAAAACATCCCTCTTCAGAATATCATCATCCAGAGAAGTCCGGGAGGGACCCAGACCCTCGTCAGACCCATCCAACCAAAACCCCTTCAGGCTGGGCCTCAGGCGGTCTACAGCTTTGGACTTCATCCTTCCACCACCGTGTCCAATGTCGTCAACACTGTTGCCCCTGGGGGGCAGTACGCGGCCAACGGCTCCGtcctgctgcacccccccctggagcagcagcaggtccagcccGGCGTAACACCCGGGCAGTTCCTGCTGGCCCCGCCCGGCGCCGCCCACTCCGCCGACTCCAGCACTCTGGTTCCCGCCCCCGGCGCGGTGCAGATCGTGGCGGGGCAGAACTTTACTGCACCGCAAGGAGGCCAGTTGATTTTAAATCAGGGAGTCATGGCGGGGaatcaggtggggggggcggtTCCTCAGACGTGGACCGGAGTCTCCAGCACATCCTCCACCCCCGTGCAGACCTCCTGCGCTCCGGCCCGGCTGACGCTGGTGGGCCAGGCGGTGCCGGCCAGCCCGGTGCAGCGGCTGCTGGTGACTCAGAACCAGAACTGCACGTCTCTGTCCTCTTTACCCGGCGCTGTCAAACAGGAGCAAGACTACAGACAG AACTCCTCGACGGGCGTCTTCAAGCAGCAGCTCAACAACATTCACG ACTCAACGCTACACCCTCAG GCCAGTGTCCAGAAGAGACCTGCTCCCCAGCCGCTCACCAAAGGAGGAAT GATTTTGCAGCAGTTGCAGAAGGATCACGTTGGGGCCCAGGCCCCGGATCGGCGCCGATTCTCTTCGTTCGACGACGCCCTGCAGAGGCTCCTCCCATACCACGTGTTTCAGGGGCCGCCGCCGAGCCAGGAGTTCTCCCTCG TGGACGAGGAGTTCGAGGACGTGGCGGCGCAGGTGCTGAACCGGACCTGCGCCATGGTCAACAAGTACAGGCGGCTGCTGATGGTGGAAGCTGAG CGTTCCAGCCCTTCGTCGGAAATGGTGATGATCGAAAGGACCTTCAACACGGAGGAGCGCCGGAAACTGACCCAGGACAAGCGCCTGGTGCTGGTGGATCCAG ACAGCTTCCTGGAAGACTTCTGCTGTGGGATGAAATCCAAACTTttccaggaccccccccccgcctcggcccctgtccagctgcagcttcagcccgTCGGAGAAGAGCTCCGCGGAGACGGCGTACAGGACAGACTCGGCCCCCGGGTACGGGGACCCGGGAGGAGGCGGGGACGCGGCTCCCGGAGCGGCGGACGACCCTCCGCCTTCCCTCACGGAAAACCGGAAGGTTGTGGAAGCGAAGAGGCCGCAGCAACACTACGGGCCCGGCGGCACCAGCACCAACACTCACCCCCAAGGTAA